TGggatcagctacatgaatccttttccgctaaCTTGCAACATGATCTTGGGCAATTTCATCTAACAAATTGAGGATTGTTAAATATTTGTTCATTATCtaattctaagttattttaggtctacccaaAACACTCGTATTGCTACTAACATTAACTCACTCACTCCTTGTCACTGGGGCATTAAGTGCCCAAGTCATCTTAACCGCACCTCCCTGTCTCATCTTCTACGTGATAtccctaacttaccacaaatgtGTCCGtcccttaatttatcttttagactAATACTAGTCATCCACCTCAGCACTTTCATTTCAACAACTTCTActtttaagaaatattttaactttttagttgcccaacattctcaTATGGATAGCATAGCTCGTTTTACAATCATCCTATAAAACAAACTTTCTAGTTTTTAAATATGACACACTCaaagcacttcttcattttacccaacttgctttgtATTGCATTATCAATTTTTTCTTCTGCTTGTATAATATATACTAGGTGTGGAAGTATACTATTGCTTGACCATTAAGTTTAATCTTTTTACAATTGCTTGGCCAttaagtttaatcttttctccaatattcctcctaacatgactaaaattcatatattttttgCTAGTTCTACTTATCTTACTCTTGATTCTAAAACTTATCTTCATGACATCTAAAAATAGGATACACAatagaacctcattttggatattcctactATGTTAATCCCTCATTAATGCACAAAAAAAGGTATTCAAAGTAGACCTTTGATGTACACTACATTGAAAATTAACTAGGCTGTATGCCGGTGGTCCTAATACTAGTCATTATTCTATCATATGTACCTCTCATGATACCTATGCCTACTATATACTCCCTTGTAGAacctaccatagaacttccctcaTGACACCTATGCCTACTATATACTCCCTTGTAGAACCTACCATAGAACTTTCCTATGTATCCTATCATAAGGTTTTCTTTAGGTCAATAGAACTATGAACAAGCATCTTTTATTTTCCCTAAAACATTTTCATTGATCTTCTTCAtagatatatagcttttgtaaTTCCAGGCATATGAACAAACTAATTTTCTAAAAGCGTGGTTTCATACCATATTCTTTGCTCAATTATCCTTTTCCCAAAGCTTCACTCATAAGTTTAGTTTCAttatagttattataattttgaatatttcttttattttatatatacatatatataggtaTTCCCATGCCTTTCCACCATAgctttggcattttcttagtttttataattgtattaaataaattagttaatcaaataaattttttatcaCCTAGgaatttccaaatttcaattgggaTGCCATCCGGTTCTATATGTTTTTCATTCTTCATCTCCTTTAAAGTAGGTTTAACTTCATTAACACTAATTTTGTGGATGAATGTACTATAGTCTTTTCCATATTAGTCAATTCTAAGTTCAAGCCTTCTCCTTGGTTTTCATTGAATAGCTTATTAAAATAAATtgttccatctttcttttatatcttcttATTTAACTAAAACACAGTCATTTCATTTTGCATACATTTGATATAAATCTTTGATTTTCTTTCTACCGAGTTTAAATGTCTTTTTCCCCTTCCTTTGTGTCTAGTCTAGTATATAGATTATTATATGCTTGGTGTTTAGCTTCGCTAATAACCTCTTTTGCATTTTTTTCCTACCTCTTTATGTTTTTTGaagttttccatgtttctatatttttttggCGATTCTTAACCCACATTCTTTTTGTCTTAacggctttttggacatcttcaTCCCACCGACTCTATTTACAAGTCAAGAATTTTCCTCTAAATTCACCTAAAACATCTCTTATTATGATTGAACAAAAGAAATTATTACGAAGATTAAACACAAAAATTATTGGGCAGTTTTTTAGTATCATAACATAAATTAAATCATGTCATTCATATTTGACAAACAGCAATCACCGCAAATGACAACTAACAAAAATCACTGATTGCAGGTTTGATCACAAAATCAAGCTGGTTAAATATTAGCTTGGTGTAGAAATTAAATCCACATGTACATGTTACATTTTTGAACCATTTCTAACTTCAGATATAGCTgcatttaagataatgatgacatgcaataatataaacaaacattATCAGTAGATCTCCAACTGTCATATTTGAGAAATTATGCCTGAAGAAGTTTTTGAGTTCTTTAACAGCATATTGGTATACAATAATGGGATTCATTTTGAGGTCTTATTGCATACCACATTTGAGAAATTATACCTGAATACATTTTTTTCTTGAACTGACATATTGACAAAACAGCAAAATGACATTCATTTTTGCGGTCCTATTACATGTCTCTGCTGAAAATCATTGTGATATAAAATTTGGATTATCTTATCTCTCAGTTACCATGCAGAACAAATTTTAATCGCCCAAAGAAACATGACAAAATTACATTCTCCAAAGTATCTAAGTTGAGAAAGCTTCTTTTGTAGAATATATAATACTTAATTTCTATCAGACAGGGGTCTATGGTAATGCTAATGGATCAGTCTCGGTGGTCCTCAACAAATTGGGAAAATAGAAAAGTAGAAATCACGAGGGAAAAaaaagggggagggggaggggggggggaagGGAGACCAATTATAAGCAATTTCCAAGTAATACAGCTGCAGATTCAGATGAGGACTAtatgaacccccccccccccctttttttttcaagGGAAAAACTACAACAAAAGCCATGTGTATTAAGTAGACAACACACAAACTTCTTAAGCACAAAGCAAGAAGATCACCAACAGGCACTCAATTCTAAAAGAACTGGTGAATATAGGTTGCATACCACATCAACTGGGGAGCCAATGCAAACTGCAAAGAAACCTGCTCCCAAGCCAGCTAGCAGGTGGGTGAAAACATTATCTGTGAAGCCTGGAATCTTCAAAATTGACTGCATCGCAATATGCAAATGAGATGGAAGTGAAAAATATAAGCATTCAGCAAAGGGAAGCTCATTACTAAGGGAATTTAGATTGCAGGTTTACCTGCTTGACTTGATCATAACTAGCCAGTTCAGCAGCATTTATAATAGCATTCCTTGCTATGTTGGGTCCAAGGCCAGTCCACAAAGCCCCAAGTCCTTCCTGAATTCTATATACAAGTTAGTAAATTAAAAGCgttaaatcaaaatatatcaAATGGCCATTTTTCCCAGTTACAAATATAACCTGTCTCATGATTGTGGAATAAGCACTTAATGCCCCAGAATAACGCCTTGGTACACCAGGCGGCAATTTTCCCTCAGCTTGAAGTCGAACTTTAACAAGATCAGTCGGATTAGCAATTGTAATTGCTAGAGCACCTGCAATATGATATTGATGTTGCTTAGATTGTGAAATGTTCAAAATAATGTAAGCTGTTTAAGAAATGTATTcacttgaaaatataaaaaagtgAAAGGATTTGTATCAGAGTCCATTATTGCTTCATTACAAGGTAAATtaatatcaaaatattaaaaagtGAAAGGATTTCCATAATTGCATCACAATCCATCATTGCTTCAGAACAAGGTAAATTAATATCAGCGACAATTTTATTTCTAAATGCATCAAAGAGCATGGCCAGTATGCATGTAAGTATAAATATCCATATCAAtggaaaaaataacaaaaaacaaaagcAGCCAAAATATATCTTACCAGTTGTAAGTCCAGCAAGTATTTTCTTGGATAAAGGAACATCACCAACGAAATCACTACCCACATATAAATTCTTAACCTGTTTGTCATGCAAATTAAGCAACAAAATCATGGATTCAGCGACAAAGAGTAAACGTATGATTAGTTGACTGAAGGAAAATTGAGACGCACAGGTTCATACAACCCAATTCGTAAACCTCCAAATAGACACTGACGATGCAATCCAGGTACAATGCCTTTCCAGAGCGCCGAAGCACCTTCCTCCCTAGCAATGGTGGCAACTGTCCCAAGCATGCCCCTGTATTTGGGTAAAGCTGCTGCATCACCAGCAACTGCTTTCTTCTGAAGCTGAAGCCTAACCTTAGCAGTGTCCAGAGGAATGGTACATATCTGCACAATATTAAAGTACACTAAGAAATAAAAGCATTTCATATTGACAAAAATACATAAGCAGTGAATAAAACGCATGCTGAGTCAAATGACACTAATTATTCTTCCTAAGTCGTTTCctgtatttatttttctttcattgcATGCTGCCTGAATGGCAAAACAAAAGTTTTAATACAGCCAACGAGTCCTGATTAAAAAATCAAATGGGTGCAGACTGAGACCCAATTCAAGTTTTCTTAGCGTCATTAAGCTGAATATGTTGAAACTAGAGACATAATTCTTTCGTTTGCAAAGCATAATTATACTGTATATATAGCACCCTTAAGATGAGTCAACTCCAGTGTGTTTGGTAGCAAGGAGCcgaacaaagaaaaaataaatgtcAGCCACCCTTTTTATTGTGTAATCCAACCActggaaaaaaacaaaaaacaaaaggaaaaaaaaaaattccatccATCCTCCCAAACACAGCACAGCAAACAGTTAATGAATTTGATGCACAGGGCAGGATCACATGACCAAGACATTTTTTAGAATTCATTAGAACTCTGTGATTCTAATCACCGCTGGAACAATTTTGGCCTTTATTATGATTTCGCTGCGGCCAAACCGCACAATGCACAAACAATTTCATCTGAATCAACGCCAGATCATTGTACCACCACCTGATCTACGATAAACGAACAAGCAATCAAAACAGAATTTTCAACTTCACATCACCAATCTCCCACACGAGTAAGTTCTAAAACCCCTTCAAATTCAGCAAAGCATCATCACTAGCAAGCTCAGAAAATTAAAAAAGGCAAACACAATCAGCAAAATCAAGATGCATATATATACGATGATAATCAGTTATTGAGGATATATAACAGATACCTCAGCGAAGCAAGCAGCGAAAGCGCTGCTGGCGAACGTTCCGGCGAAGGAAATGTTAGATTTGGGATCGGCCGGAGGCGACATCGCAGAGGTACAGCTAgctatgaggagagagagagagagagagaggagagcaaCGGCCTTTGTCGTAACGGGAATATAGGGAAATGGGGAAACCAATGGTGGCGCTTTTCCGCAATTGCCTCTCTCGCTGTCTCTCTTGAAGAGAATATATAATCTATGGCGAGAAAGGCGAAGGCATGTCAGAAAATTTCACGTTCTGCGATTTTGAGAAAAGGCTAAGAGGATACGCGGGCCACCTGCCGTAGCGAGTGCGTGGAGTTATGCAACTATTTAAGCTTGGTCAGGATATTATGCTTACCTATAATCACTTGTTTTATGTGCGTGGAATGAGTTTTCATCATATAAATATTAGTATAAgattattttctactagtagtatctttgtataccaaataagATAGTATGACTCttcgatcactttgatgtttcctagtattGGAGTAGGAATGACCTAAAAAGCtatttaggggagggtgagtattcatcaatcattgtaaaactcactaactattgtTAATGTGTTTAACTTACTTGtctccctcgctaagcacacgatatcaatggaggtgttgttaatgaatttcgtagattcaatgtttactgcttgcttgccattgCTTTCATGAATACTTACTGTTTCCGCTATCatttgattgaatgttaatgaaagtgtttcgtgaatgaatgttggtaaacgataggttgactagttaaataagagtgctttagctagcgtcgCACAGCCCTTTCACAACaatgtgaaaatagtcggaccatgacacttggtatcaaagcccaaggttgagttgctacgtgagtccgattgccttcgttgtgggatttggaaagctttggtcaGTGACCATGGTActaaacaatgctgagaggatcagcgtgctagaagcacaggttgaggcaacaaccaacaCTGTGGCCGCGACAGTAACCcaaatgagagaacttgttgatgaagtgatgagatcataaaaacatcaagcaggtttgataagcgacatgtcagaggacgtTCGCCATACAGTTGGAACTTTGCAGTCACGGATGGCTGATCTacatgcaaaggtgaatctgatggttcttgctatgggaaactccaacactccgcaagttagcaagaccaaggtaccaaaaCCCAGGACGTATGGTGGTGCCGaaatgccaaggagttagagaacttcttgtttaatgtggagcagtactttcacactgtgaggatggcctcagaagaggcaaaggtggatactgcaaccatgtacttggttggtgatgtcaaactatggtggcgtaccaagtacagagaaattgaaaatggaagttgtgtaatcaatagttgggcagacttgaaaagataactcaaggcccaattctttcctaagaatgttgagtataatgtaaGGAGAAAGCTAAGAGATCTCATGTAATAACCAGGAGAAAGCTAAGAGATctcatgtaataacccaagaaattaatcagggcctcgtcgacgaacacaggggattcgtcaatgagggtacaGGAGGATCTCGTCTATGAGGACacgcttcgttgacgagaagataccgagagggggtttttggCAGTCTGAAAATCGTCGATGAGGAgttcagattcgtcgacgaaattctttagggactcatcgacgagatgacgtgtctcgtcgacgaatctagggcTATAAGTACTCTTAAAAACGGATTTTCAGTAGAAATATCGCGcaaaactctttctctctctaggttttcgtccctctccccttctctctagaatttcgacTCCGTTCTTCGCTAGATtgatgatccgaagccgccacctcactcctaggaagattctcttcaaatttactagagtggatcgttgacGGGGTCGACTtgaatttcatctcaaattcaaggtaaggtcttttattcaatatttggctttctagcagttgtagaaaatgtagtagtcgaagaaataatgatattttattctgagagatgttgttttcagggtgttgagtggggaaccctgcgggtgtaggatcaGTCATAGTAAGGGATTTgagtaggaatcaggtaaaggaaatatgctatgctaggaaattttagtatgatctcagtataaattatatttttttaccagattattattcagatcataaaatatAGTCTTCAGAGCCGgagaattttaatatttatttgtgtggcataagttaatATTAGATCAGTACAAAGTTCATAcagttttcagaataccatgatttatagtatatgtacAGAAACCTATATTTTACGGCATTTTCAGAATACTATGTTATGCAGATTTCAGAACCATTATATTCAATTATTTCAGTTAATAAGATAATCCAGTTATTTAAATCTCTCAAATTTTCAGTTATAGagtttatttagatcagtttatggttatttcagtagtttaagaatcatggtaaaatcagataaattttatatagaaatgtattatatagtatcaaaccctgatggatcatTACAGATTAgtattcagagcacggtaccggggttatatttagttcagagtgcaaccacattactcataTAGTATATGGTATTCAGAAGTTGAACATGCCTacgttgtggacaggctccccttcagataagggttgaggaggtcgatctaactgtcggagttcagttgacttatcatGGTCGGCCAGCTAGGGTAGGTCttgcctacaggctgcacaaccctgtcatgaggggttaaatcatgacatacagttatccatccagggaaattttcttagttattatacGTATGCTCCAATTTACAGAAACAGTAGAAGtaactatgaatattagaagtattataaatagaaaatttataagAATAGTTATGTTAAGTGACAATAGGTATAATCTATACTATACATTATTTATACATGCtttctcagattcagttatcTGTGATATTTCTAAATAAGATTTTATAAAtgtgtaactcaattgccacacactagcaataacatgtttcgtcttactgagcgttgtctcatcctagtaattta
This Malania oleifera isolate guangnan ecotype guangnan chromosome 11, ASM2987363v1, whole genome shotgun sequence DNA region includes the following protein-coding sequences:
- the LOC131168104 gene encoding mitochondrial uncoupling protein 1, whose protein sequence is MSPPADPKSNISFAGTFASSAFAACFAEICTIPLDTAKVRLQLQKKAVAGDAAALPKYRGMLGTVATIAREEGASALWKGIVPGLHRQCLFGGLRIGLYEPVKNLYVGSDFVGDVPLSKKILAGLTTGALAITIANPTDLVKVRLQAEGKLPPGVPRRYSGALSAYSTIMRQEGLGALWTGLGPNIARNAIINAAELASYDQVKQSILKIPGFTDNVFTHLLAGLGAGFFAVCIGSPVDVVKSRMMGDSAYKSTLDCFIKTLKNDGPFAFYKGFIPNFGRLGSWNVIMFLTLEQAKKFVRSIESA